In Rhodoferax koreense, a genomic segment contains:
- a CDS encoding DUF3616 domain-containing protein produces the protein MHRSMRPIRFLGIAAALSALALASQAQPAVPPLGGIWPAGGGFVFKDKPKKARQAVSGIACAPNAQRRNVCLLAVDEGVSMPFAQVGDGRLQPDGHSIALGRDGDELDAEGAATDGAYFYVTGSHAVKRQSCAANPASRHVLRFRRDAATGWPAQPPDLRDATHLPALLATLPELAAATAPGVCLGRGGIDIEGLAVRAGRLFFGLRGPTAQDAAFIVSVDAGALFEGGDAKPRVHQVNLGAGRGLRDLLAVPDGILLLAGPDDDQRNADLPWTVLLWDDAETPAPKPPRPPKPLATLDLRGVAKRECDKEIKPEAFTLLDASPGHYRLLVLSDGLCDGGALAFDIPH, from the coding sequence ATGCACCGATCCATGCGCCCGATCCGCTTCCTGGGCATCGCCGCCGCCCTGTCGGCCCTTGCGCTGGCGTCGCAGGCGCAGCCGGCCGTCCCGCCCCTGGGCGGCATCTGGCCGGCGGGCGGCGGCTTCGTGTTCAAGGACAAGCCGAAGAAGGCACGTCAGGCCGTGAGCGGCATCGCCTGCGCCCCCAACGCACAGCGCCGCAACGTCTGCCTGCTGGCGGTGGACGAAGGCGTGTCGATGCCGTTCGCCCAAGTCGGCGACGGACGGTTGCAGCCAGACGGCCACAGCATCGCCCTGGGCCGGGACGGCGACGAACTGGACGCCGAAGGCGCGGCCACCGATGGTGCGTACTTCTACGTCACCGGTTCCCACGCCGTGAAGCGCCAGAGCTGCGCCGCCAATCCGGCGAGCCGGCACGTGTTGCGCTTCCGGCGCGATGCCGCCACCGGATGGCCGGCGCAGCCCCCGGACCTGAGGGACGCCACCCATCTGCCTGCGTTGCTGGCCACCTTGCCCGAACTCGCGGCCGCGACGGCCCCTGGCGTGTGCCTGGGCCGTGGCGGCATCGACATCGAAGGCCTGGCGGTGCGCGCCGGCCGGCTTTTCTTCGGCCTGCGCGGACCGACGGCGCAGGACGCGGCCTTCATCGTCTCGGTCGATGCCGGTGCGTTGTTCGAAGGCGGCGATGCGAAGCCCAGGGTCCACCAGGTCAACCTGGGTGCGGGCCGCGGCCTGCGTGACCTGCTTGCGGTGCCCGACGGCATCCTGCTGCTGGCCGGCCCCGACGATGACCAGCGCAACGCCGACCTGCCCTGGACGGTGCTGCTTTGGGACGATGCCGAAACGCCGGCGCCGAAGCCCCCCAGGCCCCCAAAGCCGCTGGCGACGCTGGACCTGCGCGGCGTTGCCAAGCGCGAATGCGACAAGGAGATCAAGCCCGAAGCGTTCACCCTGCTCGATGCCAGCCCCGGACACTACCGGCTGCTGGTGCTGTCGGACGGGCTCTGCGACGGCGGCGCGCTGGCCTTCGACATTCCGCACTGA
- a CDS encoding CorA family divalent cation transporter — protein MLTETRPGTSFSPPNDAPPKVHHFRQALLWPLRLMPVRGSEGQHAKPWQLLADMGERSPWREVVDEYNGSPEAFHERHYNEFVTFLPYVQRFLYGEGRSRGAGLGPASRSPMRVFRRHDVKAVRATPRPADRPILLDVIHIDLYFFLDVDLVLLNVEVSADNLSLEEAQELLYRFGRGYPAGWDGDGQALHCLANAELLGAGGTLLAQSDAHHREAFMSHVSAHRAPRIAAHWAWLLEPLVSDHSDAQGPLRYRQIEYYRMPLMGYLSVDDPRKLSRNDFIRLGLVTGAGRSTSSFATAADPQPGMAAPQAYGAAAPDPSPYSQTAPDQSPYSHTVPDQSPYAEDHLADFERRFCYDRFWSEGGTAPNTRYLCSGHSLVVVGDARSEFYGCRDRGVLAQFRHQHFMVFLIAHFQKAAMLMFSDRMAEALKNLDITEAASIRRFKRTIRDSFAGFLRFTHRYWFHEISEQAQTRALFQMCSNHLGLDPLYAEVKERIAEMNAYLEADSLRRQANTVVRLTVVTIFGLIGTVTTGFLGMNLLAEADAPMDRKLAIFAITFVLTTALTVYTMVKSKRLSDFLDVLSDERMTAWQKTRALAAVWFEKPD, from the coding sequence ATGCTTACCGAAACTCGCCCCGGCACCAGCTTCAGCCCCCCCAACGATGCGCCGCCCAAGGTGCACCACTTCCGCCAGGCCCTGCTCTGGCCCTTGCGGCTCATGCCGGTGCGCGGCTCCGAGGGCCAACATGCCAAGCCCTGGCAACTGCTGGCCGACATGGGCGAGCGCTCCCCGTGGCGCGAGGTGGTCGACGAATACAACGGCAGCCCCGAGGCCTTCCACGAGCGGCATTACAACGAGTTCGTGACCTTCCTGCCCTACGTGCAGCGCTTTCTTTATGGCGAAGGCCGCAGCCGCGGCGCCGGCCTCGGCCCGGCCTCGCGCTCGCCCATGCGGGTGTTCCGCCGCCACGACGTGAAGGCCGTGCGCGCCACGCCGCGCCCGGCCGACCGGCCGATCCTGCTCGACGTGATCCACATCGACCTGTACTTCTTCCTCGACGTGGACCTGGTGCTGCTCAACGTGGAAGTCAGCGCCGACAACCTGTCGCTCGAGGAAGCCCAGGAGTTGCTCTACCGCTTCGGCCGCGGCTACCCCGCAGGCTGGGACGGCGACGGCCAGGCCCTGCACTGCCTGGCCAACGCCGAACTGCTGGGGGCGGGCGGCACGCTGCTGGCGCAGTCGGACGCGCATCACCGCGAGGCCTTCATGTCGCACGTCAGCGCGCACCGTGCCCCGCGCATCGCCGCCCACTGGGCCTGGCTGCTGGAGCCGCTGGTGAGCGACCATTCGGATGCGCAGGGCCCGCTGCGCTACCGCCAGATCGAGTACTACCGCATGCCGCTCATGGGCTATCTGTCGGTGGACGATCCGCGCAAGCTCAGCCGCAACGATTTCATCCGGCTCGGCCTGGTGACCGGGGCGGGCCGCTCCACGTCGTCGTTCGCCACCGCCGCAGACCCGCAGCCGGGCATGGCCGCGCCGCAGGCCTACGGGGCGGCGGCGCCTGACCCCTCGCCGTATTCGCAGACGGCGCCTGACCAGTCGCCGTATTCGCATACGGTGCCCGACCAGTCACCGTACGCCGAAGACCACCTCGCCGACTTCGAGCGGCGCTTCTGCTACGACCGCTTCTGGAGCGAAGGTGGCACGGCGCCGAACACGCGCTACCTGTGCAGCGGCCATTCGCTGGTGGTGGTGGGCGATGCGCGCAGCGAGTTCTACGGCTGCCGCGACCGTGGCGTGCTGGCCCAGTTCCGCCACCAGCATTTCATGGTGTTCCTGATCGCGCACTTCCAGAAAGCGGCGATGCTGATGTTCTCCGACCGCATGGCCGAGGCGCTGAAGAACCTCGACATCACCGAGGCGGCCAGCATCCGCCGCTTCAAGCGCACCATCCGCGACAGCTTCGCGGGCTTCCTGCGCTTCACCCACCGCTACTGGTTCCACGAAATTTCGGAACAGGCGCAGACCCGCGCGCTGTTCCAGATGTGCTCGAACCACCTGGGGCTGGACCCGCTCTACGCCGAGGTGAAGGAGCGCATCGCCGAGATGAACGCCTACCTGGAAGCCGACAGCCTGCGCCGCCAGGCCAATACCGTGGTGCGGCTCACCGTGGTCACCATCTTCGGGTTGATCGGCACCGTGACCACCGGCTTCCTCGGCATGAACCTGCTGGCCGAGGCCGACGCGCCGATGGACCGCAAGCTCGCCATCTTCGCCATCACCTTCGTGCTCACCACCGCGCTCACGGTCTACACCATGGTCAAGTCCAAGCGCCTGTCCGACTTCCTCGACGTGCTGTCCGACGAACGCATGACGGCCTGGCAGAAGACCCGGGCGCTGGCGGCCGTGTGGTTCGAAAAACCCGACTGA
- a CDS encoding adenylate/guanylate cyclase domain-containing protein, with protein sequence MKNVDRQQLVQHLVDLVQGHTGPAMAPWPEADLRAAVERAVDLAAPDDPPTAHRRVTILLSDLRGFTGTSERFTAMEMVAALNRYLARMTEIIVRHGGSIDKFMGDAIMALFGAPDELPGDIEAALACAIEMQMAMEEVNAENLRLGMAPLYMGIGVNTGEVVAGHLGSALHREYTVIGDQVNLTSRVEAHSLRGQILLSESIYQQARDFIEIGDVNEVAVKGKKGVVRMYELLGLPRHQPPLVAPKREMRNSPRVEVDMPLVFQVLRGKSVLKQEHAAHIADISYGGMFVVSSTPLQPMDDIKIGLALSLMGRELTQIYAKVLRVSEVNGEYRCPVEFTSIEPKAAQAIKEFVDSIVEFTKH encoded by the coding sequence ATGAAAAACGTAGACCGACAGCAGTTGGTGCAGCACCTCGTCGACCTGGTCCAGGGCCACACCGGCCCGGCCATGGCGCCGTGGCCCGAAGCCGACCTGCGCGCCGCCGTCGAGCGCGCGGTGGACCTGGCCGCGCCGGACGATCCACCCACCGCGCACCGGCGCGTGACCATCCTGCTGTCGGACCTGCGCGGCTTCACCGGCACCTCTGAACGCTTCACCGCCATGGAGATGGTGGCCGCGCTGAACCGCTACCTGGCCCGCATGACCGAGATCATCGTGCGCCACGGCGGCAGCATCGACAAGTTCATGGGCGACGCCATCATGGCGCTGTTCGGTGCGCCCGACGAGTTGCCCGGCGACATCGAGGCCGCGCTGGCCTGCGCCATCGAGATGCAGATGGCCATGGAGGAGGTGAACGCCGAAAACCTGCGGCTCGGCATGGCGCCGCTGTACATGGGCATCGGCGTGAACACCGGCGAGGTGGTGGCCGGCCACCTGGGCTCCGCGCTGCACCGCGAATACACGGTGATCGGCGACCAGGTCAACCTGACATCGCGCGTGGAGGCGCACAGCCTGCGCGGGCAGATCCTGCTGAGCGAAAGCATCTACCAGCAGGCCCGCGACTTCATCGAGATCGGCGACGTCAACGAGGTCGCGGTCAAGGGCAAGAAGGGCGTGGTGCGCATGTACGAACTGCTGGGGCTGCCCCGCCACCAGCCGCCGCTGGTCGCCCCCAAACGCGAGATGCGCAACAGCCCGCGGGTCGAGGTGGACATGCCGCTGGTGTTCCAGGTGCTGCGCGGCAAGTCGGTGCTGAAGCAGGAACACGCCGCCCACATCGCCGACATCAGCTATGGCGGCATGTTCGTCGTCAGCAGCACGCCGCTGCAGCCGATGGACGACATCAAGATCGGCCTGGCCCTGTCGCTGATGGGCCGCGAGCTCACGCAGATCTACGCCAAGGTGCTTCGCGTGTCGGAGGTGAACGGCGAGTACCGCTGCCCGGTGGAATTCACCTCGATCGAGCCGAAGGCGGCGCAGGCCATCAAGGAATTCGTCGACAGCATCGTCGAATTCACCAAGCACTGA
- a CDS encoding LysR family transcriptional regulator, translated as MDLTRLHYFVAVVEGGSFSRGAAALHMSQPALSRQVLLLEQEVGQALLVRTGRGAEPTEAGLALLAHARGIFELADRARADMFERQASPRGRVIVGLPPRVAHVLTADLVERFRAEYPDAIISMVEGLSIRLREWVVAGKLDMAILFDPPHSPQIEEETLAREPLVLIGPAPLPRRVRLADVAALPLVMPSGPNALRQLLERETRPRGLPLQVVAEVDSVQTVLSLVARGVSHTVLPQSALRLWTYDQPLHMAPIQSPAIRNRLVLAVPKARPATKPSRFAVQLLRALALEHYGGSPAQVAKAR; from the coding sequence ATGGACCTCACGCGCTTGCATTACTTCGTGGCCGTTGTCGAAGGCGGCAGCTTCAGCCGCGGCGCGGCGGCGTTGCACATGTCGCAGCCCGCGCTCAGCCGCCAGGTGCTGCTGCTGGAGCAGGAGGTCGGGCAGGCGTTGCTGGTGCGCACGGGCCGCGGTGCCGAACCCACCGAGGCCGGGCTGGCGTTGCTGGCCCACGCACGCGGCATTTTCGAACTGGCCGACAGGGCCCGGGCCGACATGTTCGAGCGCCAGGCCAGCCCGCGCGGGCGTGTCATCGTCGGCCTGCCGCCGCGGGTGGCGCATGTGCTCACGGCCGACCTGGTGGAGCGCTTCCGCGCCGAATATCCGGACGCGATCATCAGCATGGTCGAAGGCCTGAGCATCCGGCTGCGCGAATGGGTGGTGGCCGGCAAGCTCGACATGGCGATCCTGTTCGATCCGCCGCACTCGCCGCAGATCGAGGAGGAAACCCTGGCGCGCGAGCCGCTGGTGCTGATCGGGCCGGCCCCCCTGCCGCGCCGCGTACGGCTCGCCGACGTGGCCGCATTGCCGCTGGTGATGCCCAGCGGCCCGAACGCCTTGCGCCAGTTGCTCGAACGCGAAACCCGGCCGCGAGGGCTGCCGCTGCAGGTCGTGGCCGAGGTGGATTCCGTGCAGACCGTCCTGTCGCTGGTGGCGCGCGGGGTGTCGCACACCGTGTTGCCGCAGAGTGCGCTCAGGCTGTGGACCTACGACCAGCCATTGCACATGGCGCCGATCCAGTCGCCGGCCATCCGCAACCGCCTGGTACTGGCCGTGCCCAAGGCGCGCCCGGCCACCAAGCCGAGCCGGTTCGCGGTGCAATTGCTGCGCGCGCTGGCGCTCGAGCATTACGGCGGGAGCCCGGCGCAGGTGGCCAAAGCCCGTTGA
- a CDS encoding mandelate racemase/muconate lactonizing enzyme family protein: MPRIADITPGFYRIPLPVVLSDSMHGQMLAFELNTVRVRDADGAEGTGYTFTVGRNGAAVDAVLAREFPEIMAGEETDHIERLWHKAWWALHYGGRGGPTVLALSAFDMALWDLKARRVGLPLWNLLGGYDPRVPCYAGGIDLELPLPDLLRQTDGNLAKGFRAIKMKVGRARLHEDVERVKAMRAHLGEGFPLMVDANMKWGVDEAIRAARALQPFDLGWIEEPTIPDDPAGHARILREGGVPLAAGENLRSLWEFKQYVAAGALSFPEPDVTNCGGVTPFMKIARLAEAFNMPVTSHGAHDVTVHLLAACPNRSYLEAHGFGLERYIAEPLRIEDGVAIAPDRPGHGITFDWAGLEKIRV; the protein is encoded by the coding sequence ATGCCCCGTATCGCCGACATCACTCCTGGCTTCTACCGCATCCCGCTGCCGGTGGTGCTTTCCGATTCCATGCACGGCCAGATGCTGGCCTTCGAACTCAACACCGTGCGCGTGCGCGATGCGGATGGCGCCGAGGGCACGGGCTACACCTTCACCGTGGGCCGCAACGGCGCGGCGGTGGATGCGGTGCTCGCGCGCGAGTTTCCGGAGATCATGGCCGGTGAAGAGACCGACCACATCGAGCGCCTCTGGCACAAGGCCTGGTGGGCGCTGCATTACGGTGGCCGTGGCGGGCCGACGGTGCTGGCGCTGTCGGCGTTCGACATGGCACTGTGGGACCTGAAGGCGCGGCGTGTCGGCCTGCCGCTGTGGAACCTGCTGGGCGGCTACGACCCGCGTGTGCCGTGTTATGCCGGCGGCATCGACCTCGAACTGCCCCTGCCCGACCTGCTGCGCCAGACCGACGGCAACCTCGCCAAGGGTTTTCGTGCGATCAAGATGAAGGTCGGCCGCGCGCGCCTGCATGAGGACGTGGAACGCGTGAAGGCCATGCGGGCCCACCTGGGCGAAGGTTTCCCGTTGATGGTCGATGCCAACATGAAATGGGGCGTGGACGAAGCCATCCGTGCCGCGCGGGCGCTGCAGCCGTTCGACCTGGGCTGGATCGAGGAGCCGACCATCCCCGACGATCCGGCCGGCCATGCGCGCATCCTGCGCGAGGGCGGCGTGCCGCTTGCGGCCGGCGAGAACCTGCGCAGCCTGTGGGAATTCAAGCAATACGTGGCGGCCGGCGCGCTGAGTTTCCCTGAGCCCGACGTGACCAACTGCGGCGGCGTCACCCCGTTCATGAAGATCGCGCGGCTGGCCGAGGCCTTCAACATGCCGGTGACTTCGCACGGGGCCCACGACGTGACCGTGCACCTGCTGGCCGCCTGCCCGAACCGCAGCTACCTGGAGGCCCATGGCTTCGGGCTGGAACGCTACATTGCCGAACCGTTGCGCATCGAAGACGGCGTGGCCATCGCGCCGGACCGGCCTGGGCACGGCATCACGTTCGACTGGGCGGGGCTGGAGAAGATCCGGGTTTGA
- a CDS encoding amidohydrolase family protein: MANEAVLTYNPRPTAPRLALPAGACDSHVHVFGPAARFPFDPARGFTPVDAPKEALFALHRLLGIERCVIVQSLIHGFDNRVVEDAIAAGGGRYLGVALVPLDVPDAELARLAAAGFRGVRFNFMSHLASPAGIEGVVAFTRRLAPLGLHLQVHFESSLIHSLAEPLARSAVPVVIDHMGRVDATLGRDHADFQALHRLMHNPLFRVKVSGIDRVVGGSDYTAGVALAKRLVQDFPERCLWGTDWPHPNHHHVPDDAVLVDSLAQIAPDEASRQQLLVTNPQHFYRFAA; encoded by the coding sequence ATGGCCAACGAAGCAGTGCTGACCTACAACCCCCGCCCGACCGCGCCCCGGCTGGCGCTGCCCGCCGGCGCATGCGACAGCCACGTCCACGTGTTCGGACCCGCGGCGCGCTTCCCGTTCGATCCCGCGCGCGGCTTCACGCCGGTGGACGCACCCAAGGAAGCGCTGTTCGCCCTGCACCGCCTGCTGGGCATCGAGCGCTGCGTGATCGTGCAGTCGCTGATCCACGGGTTCGACAACCGCGTGGTGGAAGACGCCATCGCCGCCGGTGGCGGCCGCTACCTCGGCGTGGCGCTGGTGCCGCTGGACGTGCCCGACGCCGAGCTCGCACGCCTGGCTGCGGCGGGCTTTCGCGGCGTGCGGTTCAACTTCATGAGCCACCTGGCCAGCCCCGCCGGCATCGAAGGCGTGGTGGCCTTCACACGGCGGCTGGCGCCGCTGGGCCTGCATCTGCAGGTGCATTTCGAAAGTTCGCTGATCCACAGCCTGGCCGAGCCGTTGGCGCGCAGCGCCGTGCCGGTGGTGATCGACCACATGGGGCGCGTGGACGCCACGCTCGGCAGAGACCATGCCGACTTCCAGGCGTTGCACCGGCTCATGCACAACCCGCTGTTTCGCGTGAAGGTCAGCGGCATCGACCGCGTGGTCGGCGGCAGCGACTACACCGCCGGCGTCGCCCTGGCGAAGCGGCTGGTGCAGGACTTTCCCGAGCGCTGCCTCTGGGGCACGGACTGGCCGCACCCGAACCACCACCACGTGCCCGACGACGCCGTGCTCGTCGACAGCCTGGCGCAGATCGCGCCCGACGAGGCCAGCCGCCAGCAACTGCTGGTGACGAATCCACAGCACTTCTACCGGTTCGCAGCATGA
- a CDS encoding carboxymuconolactone decarboxylase family protein, whose protein sequence is MRIPPIPPGTRPELAAQEAQILAERGRISPLYQVLLNSPPVAQGWEQMLSAIRNRNSLPAGLRELVILRVAVLNRAAYEFDAHVPHALAGGVTQAAIDATRQPVLPDGLFSADERLVLELTDAMTRDIEVPDALFDRVRARFDGQALVDLTATVAAYNMVSRFLVALHIGH, encoded by the coding sequence ATGCGCATCCCACCCATTCCCCCCGGAACCCGCCCCGAACTCGCCGCGCAGGAAGCGCAGATCCTGGCCGAACGCGGCCGCATCTCGCCGCTGTACCAGGTGTTGCTCAACAGCCCGCCCGTGGCCCAAGGCTGGGAGCAGATGCTGTCGGCCATCCGCAACCGCAACAGCCTGCCGGCCGGGCTGCGCGAACTGGTGATCCTGCGCGTGGCGGTGCTGAACCGCGCAGCCTACGAATTCGACGCCCACGTGCCGCATGCGCTCGCCGGCGGCGTGACGCAGGCGGCCATCGATGCCACCCGGCAGCCCGTCTTGCCCGACGGTCTGTTCTCCGCCGACGAACGGCTGGTGCTCGAACTCACCGACGCGATGACACGCGACATCGAGGTGCCTGACGCGCTGTTCGACCGTGTGCGCGCCCGTTTCGATGGCCAGGCGCTGGTCGACCTCACCGCTACCGTCGCGGCCTACAACATGGTGTCGCGTTTTCTCGTGGCGCTGCACATCGGACATTGA
- a CDS encoding SDR family NAD(P)-dependent oxidoreductase encodes MTGETIFKPSARRLDGKVALITGAGSAGPGWGNGRAIAVRFAEEGASVFGVDRQPASMAETAERIAAAHGTFATGSCDVTQSDSIAAMVEACIARFGRIDILVNNVGGSAKGGPVEMAEDIWDAQVDHNLKSVFLTCKHVLPHMLAQGSGAIVNLSSTSGLRWTGAAQIAYAATKAGVIQFSRVLAVQYAAQHIRVNCVVPGQLHTPMVETRLAGQRAGGDVAALLAQRQSRIPLPFMGDGRDTAAAALFLASDEARFVTGTEIIVDGGMSVRCD; translated from the coding sequence ATGACAGGCGAAACGATCTTCAAACCCTCTGCGCGCCGGCTCGATGGCAAGGTCGCGCTCATCACCGGCGCCGGCTCGGCCGGCCCGGGCTGGGGCAATGGCCGCGCCATCGCGGTACGCTTCGCCGAGGAAGGTGCGTCGGTGTTCGGCGTGGACCGCCAGCCGGCCAGCATGGCGGAAACCGCCGAGCGCATCGCGGCCGCACACGGCACCTTTGCCACCGGCAGCTGCGACGTGACGCAGAGCGACTCGATCGCGGCCATGGTCGAAGCCTGCATCGCGCGATTCGGCCGCATCGACATCCTGGTCAACAACGTGGGCGGCTCGGCCAAGGGCGGGCCGGTGGAAATGGCGGAGGACATCTGGGACGCCCAGGTGGACCACAACCTGAAGAGCGTGTTCCTCACCTGCAAACACGTGTTGCCCCACATGCTGGCCCAGGGCAGCGGCGCCATCGTCAACCTGTCTTCCACCTCGGGCCTGCGCTGGACCGGCGCGGCACAGATCGCGTATGCCGCCACCAAGGCCGGCGTGATCCAGTTCTCGCGCGTACTGGCCGTGCAATACGCCGCCCAGCACATCCGCGTGAACTGCGTGGTGCCGGGCCAGCTGCACACGCCGATGGTGGAGACCCGGCTCGCCGGGCAGCGCGCGGGCGGCGACGTGGCCGCACTGCTGGCGCAACGCCAGTCGCGCATCCCGCTGCCCTTCATGGGGGACGGCCGGGACACCGCGGCGGCGGCACTGTTCCTCGCGTCGGACGAAGCACGCTTCGTGACGGGCACGGAAATCATCGTCGATGGCGGCATGTCCGTCCGCTGCGACTAG
- a CDS encoding Bug family tripartite tricarboxylate transporter substrate binding protein — MKPFQPLRRHALHSLVAALALACAPGAFAQDKVTRIVVAFPPGGPVDFVARTLGEQLGKELGQQVIIENKAGANGAIAAEYVSRSAPDAHTLWLTSVGAVAINPSLYEKLSYDPVRDLTPVTLVVRNVEVLVVNASAPYNTGAEFVAAAGKSQQPLTLASSGTGSVPHLAMEQLADASKTKLLHVPYKGAAPAINDVLAGHVNGFFGDIPGLIGFIKAGKLKPIGIAAAKRHPLLPEVKTFAEMGVPGVDSDNWYAMYAAKGTPAAEVDRMNQALRRTLETESVKSRLMASGAEPAPSTPAELAALQKTDAAKWSAIVVGKKIKPD; from the coding sequence ATGAAGCCTTTCCAACCCCTGCGGCGCCACGCGTTGCACTCACTCGTCGCCGCACTGGCGCTCGCCTGCGCACCCGGCGCCTTCGCGCAGGACAAGGTCACGCGCATCGTCGTGGCCTTCCCGCCCGGCGGGCCGGTGGACTTCGTGGCGCGCACCCTGGGCGAACAACTCGGCAAGGAGCTGGGCCAGCAGGTCATCATCGAGAACAAGGCCGGCGCCAATGGGGCGATCGCGGCCGAATACGTGTCGCGTTCCGCACCGGATGCGCACACGCTTTGGCTCACCAGCGTGGGCGCGGTGGCCATCAACCCGTCGCTCTACGAAAAGTTGTCCTACGACCCGGTGCGCGACCTCACGCCGGTGACGCTGGTGGTGCGCAACGTCGAGGTGCTGGTGGTCAACGCCAGCGCACCGTACAACACCGGTGCCGAATTCGTGGCCGCGGCCGGGAAAAGTCAGCAGCCGCTGACGCTGGCTTCCTCCGGCACCGGCAGCGTGCCGCACCTGGCCATGGAACAGCTGGCCGACGCCTCGAAGACCAAGCTGCTGCATGTGCCCTACAAGGGTGCCGCGCCGGCCATCAACGACGTGCTGGCCGGCCACGTGAACGGCTTCTTCGGCGACATTCCCGGGCTCATCGGCTTCATCAAGGCCGGCAAGCTCAAGCCCATCGGCATTGCCGCCGCCAAGCGCCATCCGCTGCTGCCCGAAGTGAAGACGTTCGCAGAGATGGGCGTGCCCGGCGTCGACTCGGACAACTGGTACGCGATGTACGCCGCCAAGGGCACGCCCGCAGCCGAGGTGGACCGCATGAACCAGGCCCTGCGCCGCACGCTGGAGACCGAGTCGGTGAAAAGCCGGTTGATGGCCTCGGGCGCGGAGCCGGCACCGTCCACGCCCGCAGAACTGGCCGCACTGCAAAAGACCGACGCCGCCAAGTGGTCGGCCATCGTGGTCGGCAAGAAGATCAAGCCCGACTGA